One Microlunatus soli genomic window carries:
- a CDS encoding GNAT family N-acetyltransferase, whose protein sequence is MPAETGRKPSDPTVDEPTMQIEPTAPDASAVPASAANNSTPPAHPDDTRRSGLGRLLKRTKRRGQAPVDQPAAADETAATAGAPKPAEPASDGRADHDTSSDQATKDQATKDQATKDQPTTKSTTDAPFKAQPANEEPAPAAARDTAADPESADNRTDAAEESESEAGDDTAEIAKVAAGAGDRSSQTDAGESDDDTVVPSGADNPKPAEQAAPSVPVDPSATEPRRVWRCTRSTIVLVIVLMVVIGIAIPAAAALSLWLGVTGFGDQQVLVLSVIGGLALLTLFFGWRLGLHPRLIADGAELTIVNPFRTHRLDFADVTHFAPGGDGLMVGTAEQEIDAWCIQKPTGAIKAERHTRADKITEELWRIRDGYHRPVEPAVDEPHPAEIRFAHQDDAELLTQLERSASLARLGHIFPPDRYGFPEDDIRERWQAVLDDRTRQTMIAEVNGEPAGYVSIGIDTIHHMGVGEGYQRQGIGSELMAAAEDELFADVSTPEIELWVLEDNEVARGFYRAHGWTDTEDERDAEFPPYPNEIRMLRRNPHLARRGR, encoded by the coding sequence ATGCCAGCCGAGACCGGACGCAAACCGTCGGACCCGACGGTGGACGAGCCGACGATGCAGATCGAGCCGACCGCGCCCGACGCATCCGCTGTCCCCGCAAGCGCCGCAAACAACAGCACTCCTCCCGCGCACCCCGACGACACAAGGCGGTCCGGCCTCGGCCGGCTGCTCAAGCGCACCAAGCGACGTGGTCAGGCGCCCGTGGACCAGCCTGCTGCCGCCGACGAGACAGCAGCGACGGCAGGCGCCCCGAAGCCGGCGGAGCCTGCCTCGGACGGACGAGCCGACCACGACACGTCCAGCGATCAGGCGACCAAGGACCAGGCAACCAAGGACCAGGCAACCAAGGACCAGCCGACCACGAAGTCCACGACGGACGCGCCGTTCAAGGCGCAGCCGGCCAACGAGGAGCCGGCACCCGCCGCTGCCCGAGACACCGCAGCCGACCCCGAGTCGGCCGACAACAGGACTGACGCCGCTGAGGAGAGCGAGTCCGAAGCCGGCGACGACACCGCCGAGATCGCGAAGGTCGCCGCCGGTGCGGGCGACCGAAGCTCGCAGACCGATGCCGGCGAGAGCGACGACGACACGGTCGTACCGTCCGGCGCCGACAACCCGAAGCCTGCCGAACAGGCCGCACCGAGCGTCCCGGTCGACCCGTCCGCGACCGAGCCCCGTCGGGTCTGGCGTTGTACCCGCAGCACGATCGTCCTGGTCATCGTCCTGATGGTGGTGATCGGCATCGCGATCCCGGCCGCGGCCGCACTCAGCCTCTGGCTCGGTGTGACCGGATTCGGCGACCAGCAGGTGCTGGTGCTGTCGGTGATCGGTGGGCTGGCGTTGCTGACCTTGTTCTTCGGCTGGCGGCTGGGGCTGCATCCCCGGTTGATCGCCGACGGCGCGGAACTCACCATCGTCAATCCCTTCCGTACCCATCGGCTGGACTTCGCCGACGTGACCCATTTCGCGCCCGGTGGTGACGGCCTGATGGTCGGGACAGCCGAGCAGGAGATCGACGCCTGGTGTATCCAGAAGCCGACCGGAGCGATCAAGGCGGAGCGACACACCCGGGCCGACAAGATCACCGAGGAGCTCTGGAGGATCCGCGACGGCTACCACCGGCCGGTCGAGCCCGCGGTCGACGAACCCCATCCGGCCGAGATCCGGTTCGCCCATCAGGACGATGCCGAACTGCTGACCCAACTCGAACGATCGGCCAGTCTTGCTCGGCTCGGTCACATCTTCCCGCCGGATCGCTACGGGTTCCCCGAGGACGACATTCGTGAACGGTGGCAGGCCGTGCTCGACGATCGCACCCGACAGACCATGATCGCCGAGGTCAACGGCGAACCGGCGGGCTACGTCAGCATCGGCATCGACACCATCCACCACATGGGGGTCGGCGAGGGTTATCAGCGTCAGGGCATCGGATCGGAGTTGATGGCGGCCGCCGAGGACGAGCTGTTCGCCGACGTCTCGACCCCGGAGATCGAGCTGTGGGTGCTGGAGGACAACGAGGTCGCCCGCGGCTTCTACCGGGCTCACGGGTGGACCGACACCGAGGACGAACGCGACGCCGAGTTCCCGCCCTACCCCAACGAGATCCGGATGCTCCGCCGCAACCCGCACCTGGCCCGTCGCGGCCGATGA
- a CDS encoding ComEA family DNA-binding protein has protein sequence MGGQRRTTTDRQVEERLAVLLRPGPRRARPGPDDADDDTLIGDRAADLPAVRADADEQPDATGDDRREPDDGFLRPALDPTSEVQERGTARDPRFDGVQRAGAAGAVAGLGGRLRAMLRLDQFGAFGRPQLLVIVVIVLLGLGFGGWAVLRARPVAIAAPQPVQKASAEPSGSKPAPTPEASAAPSGTPTATPGASDPAGGRSTTIKVHVLGAVHDPGVVTLTSGARVQDSLDKAGGVKKTAHLGDLNLAQQLVDGQQVFIGRGDHGSEVRGPGPDAGSNPPNPVPSGAASSGGAPSGGASPVGPASGPVDLNTATLDQLDALSGVGPVTAQKILDWRTEHGRFSSTEELQEIDGIGPKTYADLAPQVTV, from the coding sequence GTGGGAGGACAACGACGGACGACGACCGACCGACAGGTCGAGGAGCGTCTGGCCGTGCTGTTGCGACCCGGCCCGCGGCGGGCGAGGCCCGGCCCCGACGACGCCGACGATGACACCCTGATCGGCGACCGGGCAGCGGACCTGCCCGCGGTCCGCGCCGACGCCGACGAGCAGCCGGACGCAACCGGCGACGACCGGCGCGAGCCCGACGACGGGTTCCTGCGTCCTGCTCTGGACCCGACGTCTGAGGTGCAAGAGCGGGGGACTGCCCGTGATCCGAGGTTCGACGGGGTGCAACGGGCCGGCGCGGCTGGCGCGGTTGCCGGTCTCGGAGGCCGGTTGCGAGCGATGCTCCGGCTCGACCAGTTCGGTGCCTTCGGACGCCCACAGCTGCTGGTGATCGTCGTCATCGTGCTGCTCGGACTCGGATTCGGCGGCTGGGCCGTGCTGCGGGCCCGGCCGGTCGCGATCGCGGCCCCGCAGCCGGTGCAGAAGGCGTCGGCCGAACCGTCGGGCTCGAAACCGGCGCCCACGCCAGAAGCGTCCGCGGCACCCTCCGGTACGCCCACTGCCACACCCGGCGCATCCGATCCGGCCGGCGGCCGGTCGACCACGATCAAGGTCCACGTCCTGGGAGCCGTGCACGACCCCGGGGTCGTCACGCTGACGTCCGGCGCCAGGGTGCAGGACAGCCTGGACAAGGCCGGCGGCGTCAAGAAAACCGCCCACCTCGGCGATCTCAACCTCGCACAGCAACTGGTGGACGGTCAGCAGGTCTTCATCGGCCGTGGTGATCACGGCAGCGAGGTGCGCGGGCCCGGCCCTGACGCCGGCTCGAACCCGCCGAATCCGGTGCCGTCGGGTGCTGCCTCGTCGGGTGGTGCCCCGTCGGGTGGTGCGTCGCCGGTCGGTCCGGCCTCGGGACCGGTCGATCTCAATACCGCGACTCTCGACCAACTCGATGCACTGTCCGGCGTCGGACCGGTCACGGCGCAGAAGATCCTCGACTGGCGGACCGAGCACGGCCGCTTCAGCTCCACCGAGGAGTTGCAAGAGATCGACGGAATCGGCCCGAAGACCTACGCCGATCTTGCACCGCAGGTGACGGTATGA
- a CDS encoding ComEC/Rec2 family competence protein yields the protein MTEPTASAEQSPRSDLRLVPIAAAGWAGSWLGTAGRPLMIMIGGALLVVVVLTATLRRSWLLAATALMLAGALGLGWLQAFALTGSAVGRLAGSGAIARIHLVTKADPMIRPPEGVRGEYLTVRAVLTQGDGRGLQWRERTPILLTASGDAVPGWRGMIAGSSMVATVKLQTPQPGSDFAAVARAVGPPREVKQPGPVGLFVERVRSGLRQAVARGSPEQRALVPSLVLGDTAGITDDIKADFLTTGLTHLTAVSGANLAILIAFLMVLARWGGVRGWWLRVVGLAAVVVFVLLCRTEPSVLRAAAMGLVALAALGMSGRAAGLRSLSVATIVLIMVDPWLGRSLGFALSVLATGGIVWWARRWVQAMQRWLPVIFAEAVAVPLAAHLATLPVAAAISGQVSMVGILTNAIAGPFVGPATVLGFAAAGLSLMSGMIAGWVGLVACWAAQPILWTAHFGSALPGASWSWPSSAVALLVLGAGCLAVALVMPWVLRSRWLALGVAVFMVVAVVRAPVQPGWPPKDWLLVACDVGQGDGLAVRVGDRQAIVIDTGPDPAPIRRCLDQLGIRRVPLLILSHYHADHVGGLEGVLAGRRVERVWTSPYPSPPQEAAGVADVAGELGIPSTVPEVGVRATVGAATVAVLGPSDRAPTPTLAADGESSTENDLCLVVKITIGGVRLLLTGDVEPAEQERVLASGVDLGADVLKVPHHGSSRQDAGFVAATGARVAIASAGVDNDYGHPAPRTMQLLRGDGMTALCTCQRGSIAVAAAKAGGGDLVVITQRTP from the coding sequence ATGACGGAGCCGACCGCGTCGGCAGAGCAATCTCCGCGTTCCGATCTTCGGCTGGTGCCGATCGCTGCGGCCGGCTGGGCCGGTAGTTGGTTGGGGACCGCGGGCAGGCCGCTGATGATCATGATCGGCGGCGCTCTCCTGGTGGTCGTCGTCCTGACGGCAACGCTTCGGCGGTCCTGGCTGCTGGCGGCCACCGCACTGATGCTGGCAGGAGCGCTCGGGCTCGGTTGGCTGCAGGCGTTCGCGTTGACCGGGTCGGCGGTCGGCCGGCTGGCCGGCTCCGGAGCCATCGCCCGGATCCACCTGGTCACCAAGGCGGATCCGATGATCAGGCCGCCCGAGGGCGTCCGCGGCGAGTATCTGACGGTCCGTGCGGTCCTGACCCAGGGCGACGGCAGGGGCCTGCAGTGGCGGGAACGGACACCGATCCTGCTGACGGCCAGTGGTGACGCGGTGCCCGGGTGGCGCGGCATGATCGCCGGCAGTTCGATGGTTGCGACGGTCAAACTGCAGACTCCGCAGCCGGGTTCGGACTTCGCCGCCGTGGCCCGTGCGGTCGGGCCGCCGAGGGAGGTCAAGCAGCCAGGACCGGTCGGTCTCTTCGTCGAACGGGTCCGGAGCGGACTGCGGCAGGCCGTCGCGCGCGGATCGCCGGAGCAGCGAGCGCTCGTTCCGTCCCTGGTGCTGGGCGACACCGCCGGGATCACCGACGACATCAAGGCCGACTTCCTGACCACCGGCCTGACCCATCTGACTGCCGTCTCCGGTGCCAATCTGGCGATCTTGATCGCGTTCTTGATGGTGTTGGCGCGGTGGGGCGGGGTGCGGGGTTGGTGGTTGCGGGTGGTGGGGTTGGCGGCGGTGGTGGTTTTCGTCCTGTTGTGTCGGACCGAGCCGTCGGTGTTGCGGGCGGCGGCGATGGGTTTGGTCGCGTTGGCGGCGTTGGGGATGTCTGGTCGGGCGGCCGGGCTGCGCAGTCTGTCGGTGGCGACGATCGTGTTGATCATGGTCGATCCGTGGTTGGGTCGGTCGTTGGGATTTGCGCTGTCGGTGCTGGCCACCGGTGGGATCGTGTGGTGGGCGCGGCGTTGGGTCCAGGCGATGCAGCGGTGGTTGCCGGTGATCTTCGCTGAGGCGGTGGCGGTGCCGTTGGCTGCGCATCTGGCGACACTGCCGGTGGCGGCGGCGATCTCGGGGCAGGTCAGCATGGTGGGGATCCTGACCAATGCGATCGCCGGACCGTTCGTCGGGCCGGCCACGGTGCTGGGGTTTGCGGCGGCCGGGCTGTCGCTGATGAGTGGCATGATCGCCGGCTGGGTCGGTCTGGTGGCCTGCTGGGCGGCGCAGCCGATTTTGTGGACGGCGCATTTCGGGTCGGCCCTGCCGGGTGCGTCGTGGAGTTGGCCGTCGAGTGCGGTCGCCTTGCTGGTGTTGGGTGCCGGTTGTCTGGCCGTCGCGTTGGTGATGCCGTGGGTGTTGCGGAGTCGGTGGTTGGCGCTGGGTGTCGCGGTGTTTATGGTCGTTGCGGTGGTCCGGGCGCCGGTGCAGCCGGGTTGGCCGCCGAAGGATTGGCTGTTGGTGGCTTGTGATGTCGGTCAGGGGGACGGACTGGCGGTGCGGGTGGGTGATCGGCAGGCGATCGTGATCGATACCGGTCCGGATCCGGCTCCGATCAGGCGCTGCCTGGACCAGCTCGGCATCCGCCGGGTTCCGTTGTTGATCTTGAGTCATTACCACGCTGATCATGTCGGTGGCCTGGAGGGTGTGTTGGCGGGCAGGCGGGTGGAGCGGGTATGGACCTCGCCCTATCCGTCGCCGCCGCAGGAGGCCGCCGGGGTCGCGGATGTGGCCGGCGAGCTCGGGATCCCGTCGACGGTTCCCGAGGTCGGCGTCCGGGCGACCGTGGGGGCGGCAACGGTGGCCGTGCTGGGTCCGTCCGATCGTGCCCCGACACCGACGCTGGCTGCGGACGGGGAGTCGTCGACGGAGAACGATCTGTGCCTGGTGGTCAAGATCACGATTGGCGGCGTACGGCTGCTGTTGACCGGTGATGTGGAGCCGGCGGAGCAGGAGCGGGTGTTGGCGTCGGGTGTTGATCTTGGTGCTGATGTGTTGAAGGTGCCGCATCATGGGTCGTCGCGGCAGGATGCTGGGTTTGTGGCGGCGACGGGTGCGCGGGTGGCGATCGCCAGTGCCGGGGTGGACAACGATTATGGTCATCCGGCGCCGCGGACGATGCAGCTGTTGCGTGGTGATGGGATGACCGCGTTGTGCACCTGTCAGCGGGGGTCGATCGCGGTCGCGGCGGCGAAGGCTGGGGGAGGTGATCTGGTGGTGATCACCCAACGAACACCATGA
- a CDS encoding glucose-6-phosphate dehydrogenase (NADP(+)) yields the protein MANTRVIAGPLESLPTRQPKTYAAVRLEIDNWRWAGVPVLIRAGKELPVRATEVRLILREPPRPAFLPAPSHVPANQIVLRIDPDAGMQLRISALDRDLTWREVPLISTFSGDLGEPLPPYERLLHAALNGDNRYFARDDAIEESWRILQPLIAYPPPVHRYAPGSWGPAAADTLTGNRYAWQLPWPPSAADALNK from the coding sequence GTGGCCAATACGAGGGTTATCGCGGGACCACTGGAGTCGCTCCCAACTCGACAACCGAAAACCTATGCAGCCGTTCGTCTGGAGATCGACAACTGGCGCTGGGCGGGCGTGCCCGTCCTGATCCGGGCCGGCAAGGAACTTCCGGTCCGGGCAACCGAGGTCCGGCTGATTCTTCGCGAACCACCTCGACCCGCGTTCCTTCCCGCCCCGTCGCATGTACCCGCCAATCAGATCGTGCTACGGATCGACCCCGATGCCGGGATGCAACTGCGGATCTCCGCTTTGGACCGAGACCTCACCTGGCGTGAAGTACCACTGATCAGCACCTTCAGCGGCGACCTGGGCGAGCCCCTGCCACCGTACGAACGGTTGCTCCATGCGGCGCTGAACGGAGACAACCGATACTTCGCACGCGACGACGCAATCGAGGAAAGCTGGCGCATTCTCCAGCCATTGATCGCTTATCCTCCGCCGGTTCACCGGTATGCGCCCGGAAGCTGGGGGCCCGCAGCAGCCGACACGCTGACCGGCAACAGATACGCCTGGCAATTGCCGTGGCCACCGTCGGCGGCCGATGCACTCAACAAGTAG